Proteins encoded in a region of the Halothiobacillus diazotrophicus genome:
- a CDS encoding DsrE family protein, whose protein sequence is MSDFLKNRRNFMTAVAGAGGAALGIKTAEAADDLRFPGDKPKHHVVYQLNHDDVEYQTHILNSMSAMITEFGGDVQIAVVAFAGGIHLLAKEPKRNVNKLIYERVQGFSENYGVKWNACGNTMRTVGYSDSDMRSFAKIRQVGAAALMEYQEQGYAYIAW, encoded by the coding sequence TCTGATTTTTTGAAAAACCGCCGGAATTTCATGACGGCCGTGGCGGGCGCCGGCGGTGCGGCGCTGGGAATCAAAACGGCCGAGGCCGCGGATGATCTGCGGTTCCCCGGTGATAAGCCCAAGCATCATGTGGTGTATCAGTTGAACCATGACGATGTGGAATATCAGACGCACATCCTCAACTCCATGAGTGCCATGATCACCGAATTCGGCGGGGACGTGCAGATTGCCGTCGTGGCGTTCGCGGGCGGCATTCACCTGCTGGCAAAGGAGCCGAAGCGGAACGTCAACAAGTTGATTTACGAACGCGTCCAGGGCTTCTCTGAAAATTACGGTGTGAAATGGAATGCCTGTGGCAACACGATGCGCACCGTTGGCTACAGCGATTCGGACATGCGCTCGTTCGCCAAGATTCGGCAGGTAGGCGCCGCGGCTCTGATGGAGTATCAGGAGCAGGGCTACGCGTACATTGCGTGGTAA
- the truD gene encoding tRNA pseudouridine(13) synthase TruD, with protein MPEPRLSGVLKSTPDDFCVEEVLGFSPEGSGSHGLFWIEKIGTTTPQMIGRISRLARVAERDIGFCGLKDKHAVTRQWISLPLGTNEPDWFDALPEGVRVLDWARHPKKLRRGIHRGNRFTITLRGISGEDPDFSSRLERLATTGFANYFAEQRFGTDARNLDLLARLGATIESGRVGRSDRNWGISTLRALIFNEVLSRRIQADTVAAAQEGDLAQLAGSNSRFLVTADEVDHAQARIHQRDIRLTGPLWGAGTVPTEAAVRSLETALADEVLRQFSAEGDTTIWSNHLSAWRVDHDRRALMAPLMEPVASFEEGSEGEVSLRLSFTLASGSYATAVLRELVQVVPA; from the coding sequence TTGCCCGAACCGCGTCTGAGCGGCGTGTTGAAATCCACGCCTGACGATTTCTGCGTGGAGGAGGTGCTGGGGTTCTCGCCCGAGGGCTCCGGAAGTCACGGCCTTTTCTGGATCGAGAAGATCGGCACGACCACGCCCCAGATGATCGGCAGGATTTCGCGTCTTGCCCGGGTCGCTGAACGGGATATCGGCTTCTGTGGGCTCAAGGACAAGCATGCCGTGACACGGCAATGGATCAGTCTGCCCCTCGGGACGAACGAACCGGATTGGTTTGATGCATTGCCGGAAGGCGTCCGCGTGCTCGATTGGGCCCGACACCCCAAGAAACTGCGACGGGGTATCCATCGGGGCAATCGCTTCACGATCACGCTTCGGGGGATTTCGGGCGAGGACCCGGATTTTTCGTCGCGTCTAGAACGGTTGGCGACGACCGGTTTCGCCAATTATTTCGCCGAACAGCGGTTTGGCACGGACGCTCGGAACCTCGACTTGTTGGCAAGACTCGGCGCCACGATCGAATCGGGGCGGGTGGGGCGTTCCGATCGCAATTGGGGGATATCCACCCTACGGGCGCTCATATTCAACGAAGTGCTGTCCCGGCGGATTCAGGCGGATACCGTCGCCGCCGCGCAGGAGGGCGATCTCGCCCAGCTTGCCGGTTCGAACAGCCGATTCCTGGTGACGGCGGATGAGGTCGATCATGCCCAGGCTCGCATCCACCAGCGGGATATCCGATTGACGGGTCCCCTGTGGGGGGCGGGTACCGTGCCAACCGAAGCTGCGGTTCGATCCCTGGAAACGGCGCTTGCCGACGAAGTGCTTCGTCAGTTTTCCGCGGAGGGCGATACGACGATCTGGTCGAATCATCTGTCCGCCTGGCGGGTTGATCATGACCGACGCGCGTTGATGGCACCGCTCATGGAGCCGGTTGCCTCGTTCGAAGAGGGCTCCGAAGGGGAGGTTTCGCTAAGGTTGAGTTTTACCCTGGCGTCGGGCAGTTATGCGACGGCCGTATTGCGTGAGCTTGTCCAGGTGGTGCCTGCCTAG
- the ccoN gene encoding cytochrome-c oxidase, cbb3-type subunit I: MSQSSSMTLPSGAIYDYDIIKMFTIASMLWAIAGMAAGIYIASELAWPVMNLDIPEITFGRLRPVHTNLVIWGFGGNALIATSFYIVQRTCQTRLWGGKVLSNTVFWAWQAVVLIGAWAVMAGHSQSREYAEFPLADNILMMIGLVMYALIFFMTLRKRTQPHIYVANWFFSAFILATAILHFFNNIQVPYSFWQSYSIFSGVQDAMTQWWYGHNLVGFVLTVGFLGMMYYFVPKQAGRPIYSYRLSIVHFWALSFLYMWVGGHHLEWTALPDWVNSLSVTFSILLLLPSWGGMINGIMTLSGAWDKLRTDPVILFLITALAFYGMATFEGPMLALESVNALSHYTDWTIGHVHSGALGWVAMVTFGSFYHMVPRLWGTKLYSTKLVFVHFWLATIGIVLYIVAMWVSGIGQGLMLRAFDQYGNLAYTFVETVAFLHIPYIVRLLGGIFFFSGTVLMVYNLYRTITAEKQEEVTRELLIPNRAIA, from the coding sequence ATGAGTCAATCATCATCCATGACGCTGCCCAGCGGTGCTATCTACGACTACGACATCATCAAGATGTTCACGATTGCCTCGATGCTCTGGGCAATCGCGGGTATGGCCGCTGGGATCTATATTGCAAGTGAACTGGCCTGGCCGGTGATGAACTTGGATATTCCCGAAATCACTTTTGGTCGATTGCGTCCTGTGCATACCAATCTCGTGATCTGGGGTTTCGGGGGCAATGCGCTGATTGCCACCTCGTTTTACATCGTGCAGCGGACCTGTCAGACCCGCTTGTGGGGCGGCAAGGTGCTGTCGAACACGGTGTTCTGGGCCTGGCAAGCTGTGGTGCTGATCGGCGCCTGGGCGGTGATGGCGGGCCATAGCCAGTCGCGCGAGTACGCGGAATTTCCGCTGGCGGACAACATCCTGATGATGATCGGACTCGTCATGTATGCGCTCATCTTCTTCATGACCTTGCGCAAGCGCACGCAACCGCACATTTACGTGGCCAACTGGTTCTTCTCGGCATTCATTCTGGCTACCGCGATCCTGCATTTCTTCAACAACATCCAGGTTCCGTACAGTTTTTGGCAGTCCTACTCGATCTTCAGCGGCGTTCAGGATGCCATGACCCAGTGGTGGTACGGTCACAACCTCGTCGGGTTCGTGCTGACGGTCGGCTTCCTCGGCATGATGTACTACTTCGTACCCAAGCAGGCCGGGCGCCCGATCTACTCGTACCGTCTGTCCATCGTGCACTTCTGGGCGCTGTCGTTCCTGTACATGTGGGTCGGCGGTCACCATCTGGAATGGACCGCGTTGCCCGACTGGGTGAACTCGCTGTCGGTGACCTTCTCGATCCTGTTGCTGCTGCCATCCTGGGGCGGGATGATCAACGGCATCATGACGCTCTCCGGGGCCTGGGACAAACTGCGGACCGATCCGGTCATCCTGTTCCTGATTACGGCGCTGGCCTTCTATGGCATGGCCACGTTCGAAGGCCCGATGCTGGCACTGGAATCCGTGAATGCGCTGTCCCACTACACGGACTGGACCATCGGCCACGTGCATTCCGGGGCCCTGGGCTGGGTGGCCATGGTGACCTTCGGCTCGTTCTACCACATGGTGCCGCGCCTCTGGGGCACGAAGCTGTACTCGACCAAGCTCGTGTTCGTCCATTTCTGGCTGGCAACGATCGGCATCGTGTTGTACATCGTTGCGATGTGGGTGTCCGGTATCGGGCAGGGTTTGATGCTGCGTGCCTTCGACCAGTACGGCAACCTAGCCTACACCTTCGTTGAAACGGTGGCCTTCCTGCATATCCCGTATATCGTGCGTTTGCTGGGCGGCATTTTCTTCTTCAGCGGTACGGTGCTGATGGTGTACAACCTGTATCGCACCATCACGGCCGAGAAGCAGGAGGAAGTCACGCGTGAGTTGCTGATTCCGAATCGCGCCATCGCCTGA
- a CDS encoding GGDEF domain-containing response regulator, with amino-acid sequence MNALPLDTDYPRQETIAQQINWQLAAASLEAVLADHSVRRSTRLADLIEQTTTLLEAARRNRLPQLASVLDRLIHAIEREQITPSEDFSRLIRLIRHIERIIQNSTILDINGNNPLALILSDTEPSETLRDALHRAGYATQTINPKTQPALQIRTLCEEASLMIFVTTQSESAQEIMAPVAPFETLIKSRTTLMIAANDSFASRAAAVKTGVTHFLTEPLDVSRLNTLLQSARMTDEENRPLRVLMVDDMATAGVYWGKHFQRHNIVYRFETSPEKAYRSAIEMEPDIILLDLYMPDIDGIDLARIFREHPRLQDVPILFMSTEENDRRRMEAKIQGGDDFLNKTIPIDDLLKMVRYRALRYRQSNAEKRSDSLTGLLNHNAIKDLIESELDRANRQNLTLTVALIDIDHFKKVNDTHGHQIGDNVIRKLSNLLNTRLRRYDGVGRYGGEEFLVALPNTDETTAAHLINRLRIQFGQTPFQVDGNNQMYCTFSAGIASFPQNLDLTSLIDEADRNLYLAKTNGRNRVVCDQFARTQPRTGETGILGR; translated from the coding sequence ATGAATGCACTTCCCCTCGACACCGACTATCCACGGCAGGAGACCATCGCTCAGCAGATCAACTGGCAACTGGCGGCCGCCTCGCTCGAAGCGGTGCTGGCCGATCATAGCGTCCGACGGTCGACACGACTTGCCGACCTGATCGAACAGACGACCACGCTGCTGGAGGCGGCACGCCGCAATCGACTGCCGCAACTGGCCAGCGTACTTGACCGGCTGATTCACGCCATCGAGCGGGAGCAAATCACCCCCTCGGAGGATTTCAGCCGCCTGATCCGCCTGATCCGGCACATCGAGCGCATCATCCAGAACAGCACCATCCTCGACATTAACGGCAACAATCCGCTTGCCCTGATTCTCAGCGATACTGAGCCCTCCGAAACATTACGCGATGCCTTGCACCGCGCCGGATACGCCACGCAAACAATTAACCCGAAAACGCAACCGGCCCTCCAAATCAGGACCCTCTGCGAAGAAGCGTCACTCATGATCTTCGTGACAACGCAAAGCGAGTCCGCTCAGGAAATCATGGCGCCCGTCGCGCCGTTCGAGACCCTGATCAAATCCCGGACCACCCTGATGATTGCCGCCAACGACTCCTTTGCCAGCCGTGCCGCCGCAGTGAAGACCGGCGTCACGCATTTTCTGACCGAACCGCTGGATGTATCGCGCCTGAACACCCTCCTGCAGTCGGCCCGCATGACGGATGAGGAAAACCGTCCGCTGCGCGTACTGATGGTGGATGACATGGCGACGGCAGGGGTCTATTGGGGCAAGCATTTCCAGCGCCACAACATCGTCTACCGCTTCGAAACCTCGCCGGAAAAGGCCTACCGCAGCGCGATCGAGATGGAGCCCGACATCATTCTGCTCGATCTCTACATGCCGGATATCGACGGGATCGATCTCGCACGCATTTTTCGGGAACATCCGCGCCTGCAGGACGTACCGATCCTGTTCATGTCCACCGAGGAAAACGACCGTCGTCGCATGGAAGCGAAAATCCAGGGCGGAGACGACTTCCTCAACAAGACGATTCCCATCGACGACCTGCTGAAGATGGTCCGCTACCGCGCCCTGAGATACCGCCAGTCCAATGCGGAAAAACGGAGCGATTCCCTGACGGGCCTGCTCAACCACAATGCAATCAAGGATCTGATCGAAAGCGAACTGGACCGAGCCAACCGGCAGAACCTGACCCTGACGGTCGCCCTGATCGACATCGATCATTTCAAGAAGGTGAACGACACCCACGGGCACCAGATCGGCGACAACGTAATTCGCAAGCTGTCGAATCTGCTGAATACCCGACTGCGCCGTTACGACGGTGTCGGTCGTTACGGTGGGGAGGAATTTCTGGTCGCACTGCCCAATACGGACGAAACGACGGCAGCCCACCTGATCAACCGGCTGCGCATCCAATTTGGCCAAACGCCCTTCCAGGTCGACGGAAACAACCAGATGTACTGCACGTTCAGTGCCGGCATCGCCAGTTTCCCGCAGAATCTGGATCTGACCAGTCTCATCGACGAAGCGGATCGAAACCTCTATCTGGCGAAGACCAACGGCCGCAATCGGGTAGTCTGCGACCAGTTTGCGCGAACTCAGCCCAGAACCGGCGAAACCGGCATTCTGGGTCGCTAG
- the pyrC gene encoding dihydroorotase has product MNELIIRQPDDWHVHLRDGDMLAVAAPFTARQCARAIVMPNLVPPVARVDEALAYRDRILAAVPADTGFEPLMTLYLTEQTTVDELARAAENPFIHAVKLYPAGATTNSDRGVRDPLAIDHLLAELARSGLPLLVHGEVVDPKVDIFDREARFIERVLTPIRERFPTLRIVMEHITTEDAATFVQAQDGQVGATITAHHLLYNRNAMLVGGIRPHYYCLPVLKRERHREALVAAATSGDPRFFMGTDSAPHTQHAKESACGCAGAFTAYAALELYAEAFDQVGKLDRLEAFTSVHGPNFYRLPLNEHRIRLIRRAQPVPEYYDVGDAERLIPLRAGEVLNWQAIRL; this is encoded by the coding sequence ATGAATGAATTGATCATCCGCCAGCCCGATGACTGGCACGTCCATTTGCGCGACGGCGACATGCTTGCGGTCGCCGCGCCATTCACGGCTCGTCAGTGCGCCCGTGCCATCGTCATGCCCAATCTCGTGCCGCCGGTGGCACGGGTCGACGAGGCGCTGGCCTACCGGGATCGAATTCTTGCGGCCGTCCCGGCCGATACCGGTTTCGAACCGCTGATGACCCTCTACCTGACCGAACAGACGACGGTCGACGAGTTGGCTCGCGCGGCCGAGAACCCCTTCATCCACGCAGTCAAGCTCTATCCTGCCGGTGCGACGACGAATTCGGACCGGGGCGTGCGCGATCCCCTGGCCATCGATCACCTCCTTGCCGAACTGGCGCGGTCCGGACTGCCCCTGCTGGTGCATGGCGAGGTGGTGGATCCGAAGGTGGATATTTTCGACCGGGAAGCACGTTTCATCGAACGGGTCCTGACGCCGATTCGTGAGCGGTTCCCCACGTTGCGCATCGTGATGGAGCACATCACGACGGAGGATGCCGCGACCTTCGTGCAGGCGCAGGACGGTCAGGTCGGCGCAACCATCACGGCCCATCATCTGCTGTACAACCGCAATGCCATGCTGGTGGGCGGTATCCGTCCGCACTACTACTGCCTGCCGGTTCTGAAGCGCGAGCGCCATCGCGAGGCACTGGTTGCCGCTGCGACGTCCGGCGATCCGCGATTCTTCATGGGGACGGATTCCGCACCGCATACCCAGCACGCCAAGGAATCCGCCTGTGGTTGCGCGGGGGCATTTACCGCCTACGCGGCATTGGAACTGTATGCCGAAGCCTTCGATCAGGTCGGGAAGTTGGATCGGCTCGAGGCATTCACGAGCGTCCACGGCCCGAATTTCTACCGGTTGCCGCTCAATGAGCATCGTATCCGCCTGATTCGTCGTGCGCAGCCGGTACCCGAGTATTACGACGTCGGTGATGCGGAACGACTGATTCCCCTGCGGGCCGGGGAGGTACTGAACTGGCAAGCGATCCGTCTGTGA
- the grxD gene encoding Grx4 family monothiol glutaredoxin yields MDALERIDQFVKTNPVLIFMKGTPQFPSCGFSSRTAEALKACNVPFGYVNVLADPEIFENLPRYRDWPTFPQVYVDGELIGGCDITLELLERGELQPMVEQAVQKKAENSGTAS; encoded by the coding sequence ATGGACGCACTTGAGCGCATCGACCAATTTGTCAAAACCAACCCGGTTCTGATTTTCATGAAAGGCACACCGCAATTTCCGAGCTGCGGCTTTTCCAGTCGTACTGCGGAAGCGCTCAAGGCGTGCAATGTGCCGTTTGGCTACGTGAACGTACTGGCCGATCCCGAGATTTTCGAGAATCTGCCCCGCTACCGCGATTGGCCGACTTTCCCGCAGGTCTACGTGGACGGTGAACTGATCGGTGGCTGCGACATCACCCTGGAGTTGCTTGAGCGCGGCGAACTGCAACCGATGGTTGAGCAGGCCGTCCAGAAAAAAGCCGAAAACTCCGGTACGGCTTCCTGA